The Cytophagia bacterium CHB2 genome includes the window CATCTTTCTTGGCGTGTTCGGCGGTTTCGCGGCGAATCGTCCAGTCGCCGTAAAAGTGTTCCAGCACATTCACAGTAACGGCCTCACTCTTGTGATTCCGGATTTCAACTTTCACATCGATTTCCTCGGCGCGATCGCCGGCTTTGCGCGTGCTGAGCACGGTACGTTCGCCCACGATGTCAAAGGCATCGCCGACATTCAAGCGCAACTCTTCATCGCGCGGGGTGTGATCGATAAAATCCTCGCCGACCAAAATTTGGGCTTCGCCTTCCGGTTTGTACAAACGAATTTTCCCGGCCGGCAAGGCCATGCCCAAGCCGTTTTCCTTGCTGTTCTTGAAGCGCAACGTGACCTTGACTTTCTTGGCGTCGCGCGAGCCGTCATAAGCATATTCTTTCTTCACCGGCGTTTGGCTGGCGGGAATCAACTCAATTTGCTTGACCTGGCGATCTTTGAGCGTTGACGGGCGTGAAAGCGTGTACAAATGATATTCAAAAAATTCCTTTTCTTCAAAATCGCTGCGGCCAGCCGCCATCTCCATCGTGCGCATCATTTTCGGCGTCGGACGTTGTGGTTGCGCGCGATGAATTGAGCCGGCGACCAGCAACAACTGCGCCTCCGGAAACGTCGCGCCGCATTGATTGTCAATCGACACCCAACCGGCAAGATTGAGATTCGCATCTTTTTCGTCCAACACGCCGACATATTCCGCATGCCAATTCATGCCGCCGGTCAGATACGAAACCTCGACCTTTTGCTTCACCGGGCCGTTATTTGCCACCAGCCAAACCAATGTCGGCCGCGTAATCAGGCCTTCGGGCAGCTTGGGCAAATCCGTCGCCACAATCTCGCTGCTGCTGAGAATTTTGATGGCGCCGTCCTCCGACTGCAAAACGACATTGCCGAACGAATTGAGCAGCGTGCCGGAAATCGTGTTGCCTTGTTTGGTGGTCAATTGAACTTTTTGATCCAGATAGCGCTGCAAAATTTTGTCCGCGCTTACCAAATCATACTCGAAATTCTGTTCGAGCACACGCACCTCAGCCGCATGCGACAATGATTTGAAATGCACAGAGGTCGGGTCGATTTGGGCGGCGACATCTCGAAACGAACAAATGCCGGTCGGTTTCGGCAAATCAATCTCGCGCATCTCATGCACCAGCGCGAGATTGTCGTTGTAGACTGTGACGCGCACTTCTGATTTTTGAGCATTCACGATGGTCGAACTCGCAAATAAAGTTAGAACGGCCAAAAAAATTTTTGATTTCATAACGGCAAATCCTGAGAATGATGATGTGAGATTCACGGCGCGGGGAGAGCGTCTGGCGCGCCCAAAACTCCTCCCGCTCGCGCATGACTGCATGTCATACGACTGTTAGCCATACTATACTTTTGCCAAATTATTCCATGTTCCCGGAGATTTTTTTTGCGCAGGCAGATAACGGCCGGCGACTTGAACGTTTCGGCAGTTTATCGGATGACTTTTTCTAACGGCGGGAGTGTATGATTCCCTTCACACATTTTGATGATTCGTTTGCCTGAGAGTCATTTTAATTCGAGCCGCAATATAAGCATCGCGGCTCTGAGAGTCAAGGCAGCAGGCCTTCGCCGCTGCGCCCGCAAGGCAATCTGGGAAACACAAATCGCAGCCGCAAACGCGCGCAGTGATTCGCAAAATCGTATGATGATTACATTCCTGACTGGCAAATCGGTATTGGTGCGGCCACAGGCATGAGAATCATTGCGTTTTCGCGGCGCCATAACCTGGCACTTTTTCTGCTGTCGCATAAAAGGATCAAACGATGCAGTAAAACACGTTATGAAAGGATGAAATCGTGAAAAGGATTTTCTGCAAGACAACATGGTTGTTGGCGCTCGCGCTGGGCATGACGGCAACCACTATGGTTTTATCACAAACGCCCACGGTGAAAACACTAGAATCCGAAGAGGATCACTCCCCAAACAAGACATTGACAGAAGCGCCTGACAAAACTGAAGTCGAAAAAAAACCGGGGCTTTTGACGGCGGCCAATGATGCGAAACATGATGCGGTTGTGCAACACACCCAGCCTCAGGCACAACGCATTCCGAAAAATTCAACCGAGGCGTTCGAACCATTTTATGCCGGCGGTGCAGCGACGCTCACCAGCAACGTCAGCGCGAACGCGCATGAAGCGCCGCCGAATCTAACACAGAATTTGAAGCAACAACTCAACAATATCGAAACAAAGAGCCACGCAACCTCTTCACAACAACTCGAACCGGTAAACGGTATTGTCTACACTACACGCAGACAACAGGCCGTTGCATCGGCTGCACCTCAACAAGCGCCGGCGCAGCGCAGCTCTGCCCTCATGCAACTCCCGTCTCAAAAATTCTACCCCCTCAACCCGCAATTTCCGGTTGATTTCTTTATCAATCGTTATGTGCTGGTCATTATAATCAGCGTCATTCTTTACACCGGGGCCGCGTATTCCGGAGCCTTACTCATGCATATCCTCATGTGGAAGGGTCACTTCGAGCATGCCGCCAGAATCGCGGAGCGCCGCCTGAAGCGCCGCCCGCATGACGCCAAACTTTGTGCAACTTTGGCCAATATTTACCTGGCATTAAATCGCCGTGACGACCGAGCCAATGAAGTTTATCGTAAAGCACTGCGCTTCGACCCGGCGACGAGCAATCGCAGCAAAATTACTTCGCTGCTGGTGCAGTATTGCAAACACGAAGAAGAAATGGATTCGGAAATTTGGAAGGTTTGCGGAGGGGCGCTGAGCGCATGAGTTCTTTGGGTGCTCCTGCTCCTGCCCGCCCCAAAACGGGCAGGAGTGAGAGTTGTACTAACGGCGTTTTTGGCAATTCGGACAAAAATAACTGCTGCGTCCCACCTGCACGATGCGCTTGATGATTGCGCCACACACCTCGCAGGCCTCGCCTTCGCGGCCATACACTTTAAGATGCTGCTGAAAATATCCCATTTCACCGTCGCTGTTGTAAAAATCGTTTAGCGTCGTGCCGCCGTTGGCAATTGCGAGTTCCAGCGTTTCGTGCACCGTGGCTGCCAGACGACGCCAATCGTCGAGCTTCAATTTGCCTGCGGCTTTTTGCGGATGAATGTTTGCACGAAACAATGCTTCGTTTGCATAGATATTGCCGACGCCCACGATTTTGCTCGCATCCATCAGATAATTTTTAATCGGCCGCGCTGAGCCGTGCGCCTGTTGCAAAAGAGGTTCGGCGGCAAATTGCGCAGAAAACGGTTCGATCCCGAGATGCTGGAAATGAACATATGCCGCCAGCTTTCCGGGGGCAATCGCATCGACCAGGCCGAATCGGCGCGGATCGCGAAAGCGCAACTCGTCACCTGCCGGCAATAAAAATCGAATATGATCGTGCTTGTCAAGCGCGAGCGTTTGGCTGCACCACAACAAGCGCCCACTCATGCCCAGGTGAATGACGAGATGCGCGTCGTTCTGCATGCGGCAGAGAACGTATTTTGCGCATCGGTCAACGGCAGCGACTCTTTGTCCGGCGAGCCAGCGTTGCAATCGTCGCGTGTTGACCGGGACTCGCAGGCGTGTCTCACGGACTTTAACCGCCGTTATTTTTTTGCCGATAATCGCACGCTGCAGGCCGCGGCGAACGGTTTCGACTTCGGGAAGCTCGGGCATCGATGCAGTACTCGCTGGGTTTGATTTTCAAGGTTCTGATTTCGGGCCTTTGGCGACATAGACGCGCAACGTCACTTCCGAATACGAGGCAAAAATGCCATAGCCGCCGGCAATGTTGCTCTTGGGCATTTCACGGATGGGATTGTCGTCAAATTGCCCCTGCATGTAAATCGCATACGCCTCATCCATCG containing:
- a CDS encoding DUF4139 domain-containing protein, whose translation is MQSCASGRSFGRARRSPRAVNLTSSFSGFAVMKSKIFLAVLTLFASSTIVNAQKSEVRVTVYNDNLALVHEMREIDLPKPTGICSFRDVAAQIDPTSVHFKSLSHAAEVRVLEQNFEYDLVSADKILQRYLDQKVQLTTKQGNTISGTLLNSFGNVVLQSEDGAIKILSSSEIVATDLPKLPEGLITRPTLVWLVANNGPVKQKVEVSYLTGGMNWHAEYVGVLDEKDANLNLAGWVSIDNQCGATFPEAQLLLVAGSIHRAQPQRPTPKMMRTMEMAAGRSDFEEKEFFEYHLYTLSRPSTLKDRQVKQIELIPASQTPVKKEYAYDGSRDAKKVKVTLRFKNSKENGLGMALPAGKIRLYKPEGEAQILVGEDFIDHTPRDEELRLNVGDAFDIVGERTVLSTRKAGDRAEEIDVKVEIRNHKSEAVTVNVLEHFYGDWTIRRETAEHAKKDATTAEWRLSVPARGKAEVTYTCFRTW